Proteins encoded by one window of Glycine soja cultivar W05 chromosome 15, ASM419377v2, whole genome shotgun sequence:
- the LOC114388751 gene encoding probable flavin-containing monooxygenase 1 has protein sequence MERRVVIIGAGISGLVACKYVIEFGFNPIVFEVDDGVGGLWRHTMESTKLQNNKQMFQFMDFPWPPSVKEDNPSHKQVLDYVNSYAEHFSLIPYIRFNSKVIDIDYVGGESSEEMKSWELWGGNGRPFCSKGTWHIAVQHTKNLSIEVHEAEFVVLCIGKYSGFPNIPEFPPGKGPEVFNGKVMHSMDYSNLDNDTAAELVKGKRVTIIGSLKSGLDLAAECANVNGMKHPCTIIQRTAHWFLPDFNFWGIIAGFLYFNRFAELLVHKPGESFLLGLVATLLSPLRWGISRLVETTLKWKLPLKKYGMVPNHSFLEDLSTCLFGVYPDNFFDKLKEGSILIKESQSFGFCKEGVIIDGEAKPLESDIVFFATGYKGDQKIKNIFKSPVFQKYIIGHATSTVPLYRQIIHPRIPQLAIIGYAEGPSNIFASEMKSLWLAHFLDGNIELPSIREMEKDVKLWEDNLKLYGGRYYWKICIAHCAIWYHDQLCKDMKHNPRRKKGLFSELFEPYGHTDYASLTRK, from the exons ATGGAAAGAAGGGTTGTAATTATCGGGGCAGGAATCAGCGGCCTTGTTGCCTGCAAATACGTTATAGAGTTTGGATTTAATCCAATTGTCTTTGAAGTTGATGATGGCGTTGGAGGACTATGGAGACATACCATGGAGTCCACCAAGCtccaaaacaataaacaaatgtTCCAGTTCATGGATTTTCCATGGCCGCCTTCTGTGAAAGAAGATAATCCAAGTCACAAGCAAGTGCTAGATTATGTTAACTCCTATGCTGAACATTTTTCCCTCATTCCTTACATTAGATTCAACTCCAAAGTAATTGATATAGATTATGTTGGTGGAGAGTCCAGTGAAGAAATGAAGTCATGGGAATTGTGGGGTGGTAATGGCAGGCCATTCTGCTCCAAGGGAACTTGGCATATTGCTGTGCAACATACCAAGAATTTATCCATAGAG GTGCATGAGGCCGAGTTTGTTGTTCTTTGCATTGGGAAATATAGTGGTTTTCCGAACATTCCTGAATTCCCACCCGGAAAAGGCCCAGAAGTTTTCAATGGCAAGGTTATGCACTCCATGGACTACTCCAATTTGGACAATGACACTGCTGCTGAATTGGTCAAAGGAAAAAGAGTAACAATAATAGGCTCACTGAAATCTGGTCTTGATCTAGCAGCTGAATGTGCAAATGTAAATG GAATGAAGCATCCTTGCACAATTATCCAAAGAACCGCACACTGGTTTCTTCCAGATTTTAACTTTTGGGGTATTATTGCTGGATTCTTGTACTTCAATCGCTTTGCGGAGCTTTTAGTTCACAAGCCAGGGGAATCCTTCCTACTTGGCCTCGTGGCCACTTTACTTTCACCATTG AGATGGGGAATTTCTAGACTTGTTGAAACTACTCTAAAATGGAAGCTTCCATTGAAGAAGTATGGAATGGTGCCAAATCACAGCTTTCTTGAGGACCTCTCCACATGTTTGTTTGGGGTGTATCCTGACAACTTCTTTGACAAACTAAAAGAAGGATCCATCCTTATAAAGGAATCACAAAGCTTTGGCTTCTGCAAAGAAGGTGTAATAATTGATGGAGAAGCTAAGCCCTTGGAATCAGATATAGTATTTTTTGCCACTGGATACAAAGGTGaccaaaaaatcaaaaacatattcaaATCTCCGGTCTTCCAAAAGTACATCATTGGGCACGCAACCTCAACAGTACCTCTCTACAG ACAAATAATTCATCCTCGAATCCCCCAGTTGGCAATAATAGGATATGCTGAAGGGCCATCAAATATTTTTGCCTCGGAAATGAAAAGCTTGTGGCTGGCGCATTTCTTGGATGGAAACATTGAACTGCCTAGTATAAGAGAGATGGAAAAGGACGTGAAATTGTGGGAAGACAATTTGAAGCTTTATGGTGGAAGGTATTATTGGAAAATATGCATTGCTCATTGTGCCATTTGGTATCACGATCAATTATGCAAAGACATGAAGCATAACCCTAGAAGGAAGAAAGGCCTTTTTTCAGAGTTGTTTGAACCATATGGCCACACTGATTACGCGAGTCTTACTCGTAAATGA